Proteins found in one Sorghum bicolor cultivar BTx623 chromosome 1, Sorghum_bicolor_NCBIv3, whole genome shotgun sequence genomic segment:
- the LOC8059461 gene encoding BTB/POZ and MATH domain-containing protein 1: MAPTVSPSAPIASDDRFASAIVAGSTSGFHVLRIEGYSGTKFTIPNGQHVESHPFRIAGHTWTISWCSASSTKWISKGRLTSVVSRQTGSSVTTASFMELEQSDRLRNDDCFTVRCDIIVLSEPRAEAARLAAGNSFVKIPPPDWSEHFRELLRGGKGADVRFLVGGETFAAHRCVLAARSPVFGAMLLGPMKEDTTTQNQIQSCIPVTIDGMVPQVFRSLLHFIYTDSLPAETEDQGNNIYRGWHQRHNVAAFA; the protein is encoded by the exons ATGGCTCCTACGGTCTCTCCTTCTGCGCCCATCGCCAGCGACGACAGGTTCGCCTCCGCCATCGTCGCCGGCAGCACGAGCGGATTCCACGTGCTCAGGATCGAGGGCTACTCGGGCACCAAGTTTACCATCCCCAATGGTCAGCATGTCGAGTCCCACCCCTTCCGCATCGCAGGGCACACCTGGACTATCAG CTGGTGCTCAGCTTCATCGACCAAGTGGATAAGCAAAGGCCGTCTTACGTCCGTGGTCTCAAGGCAGACAGGTTCATCAGTCACGACTGCTTCTTTCATGGAGCTGGAGCAGTCGGATCGCCTCAGGAACGACGACTGCTTCACGGTTAGGTGCGACATCATCGTCTTGAGTGAGCCCCGCGCGGAGGCTGCTAGGCTCGCCGCCGGTAATTCCTTCGTCAAGATTCCGCCGCCCGACTGGTCGGAGCACTTCCGCGAACTCCTCCGGGGTGGAAAAGGTGCAGATGTGAGGTTCCTTGTCGGCGGCGAGACGTTTGCCGCGCACCGGTGTGTGCTCGCTGCTCGGTCGCCGGTCTTTGGTGCGATGCTCTTAGGCCCCATGAAAGAAGACACCACAACACAGAATCAGATTCAGAGCTGCATACCGGTAACCATTGATGGTATGGTGCCTCAGGTGTTCCGAAGCTTGCTGCATTTCATTTACACGGACTCGCTGCCGGCGGAGACAGAAGATCAAGGTAATAATATATACCGAGGATGGCACCAGCGCCACAATGTTGCAGCATTTGCTTGA